In the Euphorbia lathyris chromosome 5, ddEupLath1.1, whole genome shotgun sequence genome, one interval contains:
- the LOC136230611 gene encoding monocopper oxidase-like protein SKU5 isoform X3 yields the protein MNGELGIGSVREVNVKSGLPTTTSTERLELLDDEEHILGVKFVGGDHRLKDESDYCIVATPLLFNNTSLSPFAGVGALHYMNSNSQVQGPLPAGPDPFDMAFSINQAKSISRAARPNPQGTFNVSNVNITQTFILETSQVVIGNKSVYAVNNFSYFTPNTPLKLTDYFVNGSNGQNLLSHLENIH from the exons ATGAATGGAGAGCTTGGGATTGGAAGTGTTAGGGAAGTGAATGTCAAATCTGGACTCCCTACTACCACTAGTACAGAGAGGCTCGAACTCCTCGACGATGAAGAGCACATTCTGGGAGTCAAGTTTGTAGGCGGTGATCACAGGCTAAAG GATGAATCTGATTACTGCATAGTTGCAACACCTTTGTTGTTCAATAATACAAGCTTGAGCCCCTTTGCTGGTGTTGGGGCACTGCACTATATGAATTCAAATTCTCAGGTTCAAGGTCCTTTACCTGCTGGTCCAGATCCTTTTGACATGGCGTTCTCAATCAACCAAGCTAAATCCATAAG CAGAGCAGCAAGGCCAAATCCACAAGGAACATTCAATGTATCCAATGTGAACATAACCCAAACATTCATCCTTGAAACATCCCAAGTTGTAATCGGAAACAAGTCGGTTTATGCTGTGaataatttttcatatttcacACCAAATACACCTTTGAAGCTCACTGATTACTTTGTAAATGGCTCCAAT GGCCAAAACCTTCTGAGTCATTTGGAAAATATACATTGA
- the LOC136229359 gene encoding uncharacterized protein: MWVFYLISLPLTLGMVIFTLRYFSGPEVPRYVLFTVGYTWFCALSIIILVPADIYTTKYHVNNSGVSFFWSWSYWSSFLLTWAVVPLIQGFEDAGDFTVTERLKTSIRANLVFYLIVGSIGLFGLILLILMHKIRGGVLGFAIACSNTFGLVTGAFLLGFGLSEIPKGLWRNADWTTRQKVLSHKIAKMAVKLDDAHQQLSNAIVVAQATSNQMSKRDPLRPYMDVIDKMLAKMFKEDPSFKPQGGQLGENDMDYDTDEKSMATLRRHLRGAREGYYRYKSEYMNYVLEALQLEDTIKNYERGSSTGWKYISSFRPSRSGKLGTLLDTIEFFWRCILRKQSEKFLAILLGVMSAAILLAEATLLPTGVDLSLFSILINSVGKEELLLQVLTLVPLMYMCICTYYSLFKIGMLMFYSFTPRRTSSVSLLMICSMVARYAPPVSYNFLNLIDLDTETVFEKLMGNIDKTVPFFGDGFNKIYPLLMVIYTLLVASNFFDRLILFFGNWKRLRFQTEVDDTDGFDPSGIIILKKERSWLEQGEKLGEHVIPLARNFNSVDIESLTTGKTPLEMKATTSLITDDARGSASTPSKEEGRRYNSSREAMTNKYAAFREQTRHANASNRPVEKNITSAKVSLLDDNSESSAAIGGPSSGLSSKWESMKNGFQSFKANIGAKKFLPIRQIQETKLISHSSSSESLDEIFQRLKRSSPKQENNSDEE, from the exons ATGTGGGTGTTTTACCTGATCTCGCTGCCTCTAACCCTGGGCATGGTCATTTTCACATTGAGATATTTCTCCGGCCCGGAGGTGCCTCGCTATGTCTTATTCACCGTTGGATACACCTGGTTCTGTGCTCTTTCAATTATTATTCTTGTTCCCGCCGATATCTATACG ACAAAATATCATGTTAACAATAGTGGAGTTTCTTTCTTCTGGAGCTGGTCATATTGGAGTTCATTTTTACTTACTTG GGCTGTGGTGCCCCTTATCCAGGGTTTTGAAGATGCAGGAGACTTTACTGTGACGGAAAGATTAAAGACTAGCATACGTGCTAACTTGGTCTTCTATTTAATTGTTGGGTCTATTGGACTTTTTGGACTTATTCTTCTCATCCTGATGCATAAGATAAG GGGGGGAGTACTTGGTTTTGCCATAGCATGTTCGAACACATTTGGACTTGTTACAGGTGCCTTCCTTCTCGGATTTGGTCTGAGTGAAATTCCCAAGGGCCTGTGGAGAAATGCAGATTGGACAACTCGTCAAAAAGTTCTGTCACATAAGATTGCCAAAATGGCTGTCAAACTCGATGATGCTCATCAACAACTTTCCAATGCAATTGTA GTTGCTCAGGCAACATCCAATCAGATGTCCAAGCGTGATCCTTTGAGACCTTACATGgatgttattgataaaatgctagccaaaatg TTTAAAGAAGACCCATCCTTTAAACCACAAGGTGGCCAATTGGGGGAAAATGACATGGACTATGACACAGATGAGAAATCAATGGCAACACTTAGGCGTCATCTTAGAGGAGCTCGCGAGGGATACTATCGTTATAAAAG CGAGTACATGAACTATGTCTTAGAAGCCCTTCAACTAGAAGATACAATTAAGAATTATGAACGCGGCAGCTCAACTGGATG GAAATACATTTCAAGCTTCAGACCTTCTCGAAGTGGTAAATTGGGGACCCTACTTGATACAATAG AATTTTTTTGGCGATGCATCTTAAGAAAGCAATCAGAGAAGTTCTTGGCTATTTTACTTGGTGTAATGTCAGCAGCAATTCTTTTGGCAGAGGCAACTCTACTTCCTACTGGAGTTGATCTCTCTCTTTTTTCAATCCTTATAAACTCTGTAGGAAAGGAAGAGCTTCTTCTGCAG GTGTTGACTCTTGTACCATTGATGTATATGTGCATCTGCACATACTATTCTTTGTTCAAAATTGGAATGCTGATGTTTTACTCATTCACGCCTAGGCGGACAAGCTCTGTCAGCTTGCTTATGATATGCTC GATGGTAGCTCGATATGCTCCTCCAGTTTCATACAACTTTCTCAACCTCATTGATCTTGATACTGAAACTGTATTTGAAAAG CTAATGGGCAACATTGATAAAACTGTACCTTTCTTTGGAGATGGATTTAACAAAATATATCCTCTACTGATGGTTATATACACTTTGTTGGTTGCAAGCAATTTTTTTGACCGCCTAATTCTTTTCTTTGGGAACTGGAAGAGACTTAGATTTCAAACTGAAGTGGATGATACTGATGGCTTTGACCCATCAGGAATAATTATCCTAAAAAAAG AACGTTCTTGGCTTGAGCAGGGTGAAAAACTTGGTGAGCATGTAATTCCACTTGCAAGGAACTTTAATAGTGTGGATATCGAGTCCCTTACTACG GGTAAGACTCCTTTAGAAATGAAAGCAACAACTAGCTTAATCACTGATGACGCAAGGGGGAGTGCGTCAACACCTTCAAAAGAAGAAGGTCGTAGATATAATAGCAGCAGAGAAGCCATGACCAACAAATATGCTGCCTTCAGAGAACAAACTAGACATGCTAATGCCAGTAATAGGCCTGTAGAAAAGAATATTACCTCTGCCAAGGTGTCATTGCTTGATGACAACTCTGAATCGAGTGCCGCAATTGGAGGGCCGTCTTCTGGTTTATCGTCCAAATGGGAATCAATGAAGAATGGTTTTCAAAGTTTTAAGGCAAATATAGGAGCTAAAAAATTCCTACCAATACGCCAAATTCAGGAAACTAAGCTCATCTCTCATAGTTCATCATCGGAGTCCCTTGACGAGATATTTCAGAGATTGAAACGATCTTCCCCTAAGCAGGAAAATAACAGTGATGAAGAATGA
- the LOC136229843 gene encoding casein kinase 1-like protein HD16 produces MDQWEKNYYISAIAGANNGSSLVVMSKGTQYLQQSYKVSDSFPFKWINKKWREGFYVTSMATAGSRWAIVMSRGAGFSDQVVELDFLYPSEGIHRRWDIGYRITSTAATSDQAAFVLSIPRKKPTDETQETLRTFQNSGIFQNSGN; encoded by the exons ATGGACCAGTGGGAGAAGAATTACTACATCAGTGCAATTGCAGGAGCTAATAATGGAAGCTCATTGGTTGTGATGTCAAAGG GGACCCAATATTTACAGCAGTCATATAAAGTCAGTGATTCATTCCCTTTCAAGTGGATCAATAAGAAATGGAGAGAGGGCTTTTATGTTACTTCCATGGCTACTGCAGGATCTAGATGGGCAATTGTTATGTCTCGTGGTGCTGGTTTTTCTGACCAG GTTGTGGAACTGGATTTTCTATATCCCAGTGAAGGAATTCATAGGAGGTGGGATATTGGTTATCGCATTACTTCAACAGCAGCAACATCAGACCAGGCTGCATTTGTTCTCAGCATTCCCCGGAAAAAACCAACAGATGAAACCCAAGAGACTCTTCGAactttccagaattctggaattttccagaattctggaaattaa
- the LOC136230611 gene encoding abscisic acid receptor PYL5-like isoform X4, whose amino-acid sequence MTRFLFSVVWSVVRRFDQPQRYKPFVSRCSVMNGELGIGSVREVNVKSGLPTTTSTERLELLDDEEHILGVKFVGGDHRLKDESDYCIVATPLLFNNTSLSPFAGVGALHYMNSNSQVQGPLPAGPDPFDMAFSINQAKSIRAKTF is encoded by the exons ATGACCAGATTTCTGTTTTCAGTG GTATGGTCAGTGGTTAGGCGATTCGATCAGCCACAGAGATACAAACCATTCGTGAGTAGGTGCTCTGTCATGAATGGAGAGCTTGGGATTGGAAGTGTTAGGGAAGTGAATGTCAAATCTGGACTCCCTACTACCACTAGTACAGAGAGGCTCGAACTCCTCGACGATGAAGAGCACATTCTGGGAGTCAAGTTTGTAGGCGGTGATCACAGGCTAAAG GATGAATCTGATTACTGCATAGTTGCAACACCTTTGTTGTTCAATAATACAAGCTTGAGCCCCTTTGCTGGTGTTGGGGCACTGCACTATATGAATTCAAATTCTCAGGTTCAAGGTCCTTTACCTGCTGGTCCAGATCCTTTTGACATGGCGTTCTCAATCAACCAAGCTAAATCCATAAG GGCCAAAACCTTCTGA
- the LOC136230611 gene encoding monocopper oxidase-like protein SKU5 isoform X1 → MTRFLFSVVWSVVRRFDQPQRYKPFVSRCSVMNGELGIGSVREVNVKSGLPTTTSTERLELLDDEEHILGVKFVGGDHRLKDESDYCIVATPLLFNNTSLSPFAGVGALHYMNSNSQVQGPLPAGPDPFDMAFSINQAKSISRAARPNPQGTFNVSNVNITQTFILETSQVVIGNKSVYAVNNFSYFTPNTPLKLTDYFVNGSNGQNLLSHLENIH, encoded by the exons ATGACCAGATTTCTGTTTTCAGTG GTATGGTCAGTGGTTAGGCGATTCGATCAGCCACAGAGATACAAACCATTCGTGAGTAGGTGCTCTGTCATGAATGGAGAGCTTGGGATTGGAAGTGTTAGGGAAGTGAATGTCAAATCTGGACTCCCTACTACCACTAGTACAGAGAGGCTCGAACTCCTCGACGATGAAGAGCACATTCTGGGAGTCAAGTTTGTAGGCGGTGATCACAGGCTAAAG GATGAATCTGATTACTGCATAGTTGCAACACCTTTGTTGTTCAATAATACAAGCTTGAGCCCCTTTGCTGGTGTTGGGGCACTGCACTATATGAATTCAAATTCTCAGGTTCAAGGTCCTTTACCTGCTGGTCCAGATCCTTTTGACATGGCGTTCTCAATCAACCAAGCTAAATCCATAAG CAGAGCAGCAAGGCCAAATCCACAAGGAACATTCAATGTATCCAATGTGAACATAACCCAAACATTCATCCTTGAAACATCCCAAGTTGTAATCGGAAACAAGTCGGTTTATGCTGTGaataatttttcatatttcacACCAAATACACCTTTGAAGCTCACTGATTACTTTGTAAATGGCTCCAAT GGCCAAAACCTTCTGAGTCATTTGGAAAATATACATTGA
- the LOC136230611 gene encoding monocopper oxidase-like protein SKU5 isoform X2 — translation MTRFLFSVVWSVVRRFDQPQRYKPFVSRCSVMNGELGIGSVREVNVKSGLPTTTSTERLELLDDEEHILGVKFVGGDHRLKDESDYCIVATPLLFNNTSLSPFAGVGALHYMNSNSQVQGPLPAGPDPFDMAFSINQAKSIRAARPNPQGTFNVSNVNITQTFILETSQVVIGNKSVYAVNNFSYFTPNTPLKLTDYFVNGSNGQNLLSHLENIH, via the exons ATGACCAGATTTCTGTTTTCAGTG GTATGGTCAGTGGTTAGGCGATTCGATCAGCCACAGAGATACAAACCATTCGTGAGTAGGTGCTCTGTCATGAATGGAGAGCTTGGGATTGGAAGTGTTAGGGAAGTGAATGTCAAATCTGGACTCCCTACTACCACTAGTACAGAGAGGCTCGAACTCCTCGACGATGAAGAGCACATTCTGGGAGTCAAGTTTGTAGGCGGTGATCACAGGCTAAAG GATGAATCTGATTACTGCATAGTTGCAACACCTTTGTTGTTCAATAATACAAGCTTGAGCCCCTTTGCTGGTGTTGGGGCACTGCACTATATGAATTCAAATTCTCAGGTTCAAGGTCCTTTACCTGCTGGTCCAGATCCTTTTGACATGGCGTTCTCAATCAACCAAGCTAAATCCATAAG AGCAGCAAGGCCAAATCCACAAGGAACATTCAATGTATCCAATGTGAACATAACCCAAACATTCATCCTTGAAACATCCCAAGTTGTAATCGGAAACAAGTCGGTTTATGCTGTGaataatttttcatatttcacACCAAATACACCTTTGAAGCTCACTGATTACTTTGTAAATGGCTCCAAT GGCCAAAACCTTCTGAGTCATTTGGAAAATATACATTGA